One Solanum lycopersicum chromosome 4, SLM_r2.1 DNA window includes the following coding sequences:
- the LOC101258256 gene encoding protein SMALL AUXIN UP-REGULATED RNA 51 has protein sequence MAIRKSNKLSQRAMLKQILKRCSSLGKKNGYQDEQQGGLPMDVPRGHFVVYVGENRTRYIVPISILSRPEFRALLQQAEEEFGFDHDMGLTIPCNEDFFESLTSSILR, from the coding sequence ATGGCTATTAGAAAATCAAACAAGTTGTCACAACGGGCAATGTTGAAGCAAATACTAAAAAGATGTTCGAGTTTAGGTAAGAAAAATGGATATCAAGACGAACAACAAGGTGGTCTTCCAATGGACGTACCAAGAGGACATTTTGTAGTTTACGTTGGAGAAAATCGAACAAGGTACATTGTTccaatttcaattttatcaagGCCGGAATTTCGTGCACTACTTCAACAGGCTGAAGAAGAATTTGGATTCGATCATGACATGGGACTTACAATTCCATGTAACGAAGATTTTTTCGAATCTTTAACTTCATCAATACTaaggtaa